tgagaatagttcccatactattataggaaccattcctataatactatgggaatggttcccatattatcatgaaaaaattaatttaaagaagtgtggtaatcacttctacaatacacagaaatattattaaacataaaaacaaaaattcaaacattgaaaaaaaaaatcgtatttggcaaaaaaacattaaaatttttaataagaattttttgtcagcacaaaacatccaagaaaattaaaattttgggaaatttctacactattatgcaaaaaaaaaattttatgatattatagggatggttcccataacactatgggaatagttcccataatattataggaatagttcctataccaatatgggaaccattcccataatggtatgggaaccattcccataatggtatgggaaccatttccatatcattatgggaaccattcccatatcattatgggaaccattcccatatcatcatgggaaccattccttgtatgggaactattctcatactattatggggatggttcccataatatatgggaaccattcctatagtagtataggtactattcccataatacataggaaaacttcccataattttctttccgtgtatccTTATGATTTCCTTATCAAGACCACACCAGGATTACCGTTCCCGTTTGCTCATCGAGCTAAAAATTATTCCAACTGTTATTGTTATAATCCCGAAAgcaattttttcttgattcacCGGAAGCACCATAGGGTTATAATTTACTAATACATTTGACcgtaaaaatttcgaatccctttcaatattttattcaccggccaaaaaataaacaaagtacagaacaataatatatttatataaagatTATGTCATTCATTgaatcacggattttttacttGTCCATCAGTTGTATTTACACTTACACGATCACCCATGCGAGTCAGCGTAGTGGATAGCTTCTAGGACTTTGAATCAGAAGGATGcgggttcgagcccagcagtcaccgaaattttttcatcaataagaaaaattctttGTTCCTCTCGGTAATGCTCCTAATAATACATTAGATCACATTTAGGGCCAGATACGGCAATTCTGGTGGGAGTCATGGGTCATTAGCGTTACGTCCACATCAATTCTTCGTCAGGAAATTCCGATCTGTTCCTTATTCGAAATAAAGTTAACCTGATAAGGCCCTTGTCagattcttataaaaaaatctaatcaggCGTATTTAAcattcttcaaattttaattgcagGTTTATGTTAACAGAGCAGACATATGTAATTCAACAGATCAAggccggaataaaaaaaattttgacaataattttttcgagtctTCTTTGCATAAAAGCAGCGTTGTAATTGCCAGTCACATGCATGATCGTCAAAATATGGTCAATGAATACTTGAATAAATCTGGAAAATcactttataatttacaagATGGTCAAGAAATACCGTATAACAATATTATGAATCTTCTCGATAAATGTGTTGtggttaattttaaattacattcatTACCTGACTTATCTAAACTATCAGATAGAAAAATACAGGAATCGACAGTACACACAACTTCGTTAGAATGTTTGGTACCAGGCGACATAATAAATGCcgataagttaaaaaatattgattcatCTATGACGATAAGTAATATCTTAGTCGACGTACCCGATGGAACAACTAAACCATTTTTCACGCTTAATTACACCGATTGTTATGAATATAACGATAACGATCCAGTCACCCTTGATTTTGTTACTTATAAATCGTACCTTCATTATCCAACAGAATCTTTTTATAAGTTCAACGTTTTCGACGAAATAGTTAAGCGCAAACATTACGGAGTTCATCGtggatatttaaataaaaattacaagtgtTTGAAGATTACTATCTGCTCTGAATTCGAAAGACGAAAATTGATTATTCCGTCTGTGCGTGTAATTAATTTGGGCCAACAGACctataataattcaattattttcaacagTGAGAATCTCGTCCTACGCTATACGGATAACAATGAAACACACTATGTTGCTCGTACAGAAAGAGGAAATTGCTTGTTCCaggttattattaatattgattatttcgtagaaatattttcttatgtAAGTAGTATCTTGCCTAACTTGTGGGATTAGTATTATACTCGAGTATGGGATTGGCAGCACGAAAGAAGCTAGTTTTGTCAACACACGAGAGTATAATACTAGATGTCACAAAAACTAGGCAAAATCTAGGTTTAAGACATTACCGACTCGTTTCGAAAATGGCgcgatttttaaatcaagatatcaatttactcagcttgaaaaaaaacttttttttttattttaaaaataaaaagttttaaagtgattttttaggactacattcatttacttcagatatgttaaagtagaaatttatttaaaaaaaaattttttttt
This window of the Microplitis mediator isolate UGA2020A chromosome 8, iyMicMedi2.1, whole genome shotgun sequence genome carries:
- the LOC130673953 gene encoding uncharacterized protein LOC130673953, with product MTTRKSVLMILNLIQQEYFTAQTGKNTTTLALAKIMSTVYVNRADICNSTDQGRNKKNFDNNFFESSLHKSSVVIASHMHDRQNMVNEYLNKSGKSLYNLQDGQEIPYNNIMNLLDKCVVVNFKLHSLPDLSKLSDRKIQESTVHTTSLECLVPGDIINADKLKNIDSSMTISNILVDVPDGTTKPFFTLNYTDCYEYNDNDPVTLDFVTYKSYLHYPTESFYKFNVFDEIVKRKHYGVHRGYLNKNYKCLKITICSEFERRKLIIPSVRVINLGQQTYNNSIIFNSENLVLRYTDNNETHYVARTERGNCLFQSLIFPNDDNIPDDKKVTSPLLYIGKIISATNNHDLEEWTESFVNNLTITPYKTLHGVGSNPKARASFFSELSLRNDDNTLTNIYLDKLY